The region GTCTGGTCTTCCACCCCTGAAGAGGGAAACGGCACGCTGGTGACATCAAACATCAGCGGGTCATAAGGCGCGTTGAACACCCCGCGCTCACCCACAGACATGGTCCCGATCGTATCGCCGTGATAGCTGTTTTCCATCACGATGATCCGGGTGCGCCTTGTCTCACCAATGTGCTGCCAGTAGCCAAGCGCCATTTTCAGCGCCACTTCCACACAGGTGGATCCGCTATCGGAAAAGAACACATGATTGAGCGTATCCGGTGTCATCGACAGGAGCCCGTCCGCCACCTCTTCCGCCGGTGTATGGGTATGCCCGGCAAAGATCACCTGATCAAGCTTGTCGGCCTGATCCTTGATTGCCTGGATGATATCAGGCTGACGATGGCCATGGGTGACAACCCACCAGCTTGAGATCCCGTCAAAGATCTGCCGACCGTCCGGTGTTTCAAGATAAGCGCCTTCGGCCCGCTCAATCTTCAGCATTTCCGGCATGATGGCGTGCTGCGTGAACGGATGCCAGATCGGGAAACGTCTGTCAGTCATCAAGACCCCCAGTCTCAAGTAAAGTCCGTAAAGTCAGAAAGAGTGAATTGTTCGGCAAAAACGGCAGCCAGTGTATCAGGGGTCAGCGGATCAACAAATGGCAGACGCCCAAGCCGCTTGACGGCCCCCATCTCGCAAATGGTCCGTTCCGTGTCGGGCACTTCATCACCCACAAAAGCCATGCCGATAATCGGGATATGCCGGGCCCGCAGAGCTTCTAGCGACAGAAGCGCATGGTTGATCGCCCCCAGGGCTGTCCGTCCCACCAGAACCACAGGCAATTGCCAGTGCGCAATCACATCCGCATAGAGGATGGAGCGTGTCAGAGGCACAAGCAATCCACCCGCACCCTCAATGACCAGAGACCCATCGACCTGTGGCGGTGCCAACAGGGATGTATCGAGCTCAATCCCGTCAATCTCTGCCGAAACATGAGGTGAAGCCGGGGTATTGAGACGATAGATCTCCGGGATGATCCGCTCATCAGACAGACCCGCCAGTTCCGTGACCGTCAGGGTATCTGTACCATCCGCCAATCCGGCCTGAACCGGTTTCCAGTACGATGCACCAAGCGCCTGACACAGCCCGGCCGCAAACACTGTCTTGCCAACATCTGTATCCGTTCCGACAACAACCAGACGGGTCATGTGCTCTGTCGCTCCATTTCATCCCTGAGGGCAGAGATCATTGCCCTCACATCTGCCTCATCAACATTCAGCGTCAGCGAAATTCTGAGCCGCGACGTGCCCTCTGGCACAGTCGGCGGCCTGACAGCGCGAATATCAAACCCGCGTTCCTGCAGACCATTGGCCAGACGGACAGCCCGCCCTGCATCACCGACAATCACCGGCTGGATTTGAGAACCCGAAGCCGGCAAATCAAGATCGGACAGCCCCTCTTTCAGCACGTTAATCAGATGGGCCAGCGTCTCACGCCGCTGCGGCTCGTCTGACAGGATGTTCAGGCTTTCCCTGACGACTACAGCCATCAAAGGCGACGGAGCCGTCGCATAGATGAACGGCCTGCATCGGTTGACCAGATAGTCCTTCAAAACC is a window of Coralliovum pocilloporae DNA encoding:
- the bioD gene encoding dethiobiotin synthase, with amino-acid sequence MTRLVVVGTDTDVGKTVFAAGLCQALGASYWKPVQAGLADGTDTLTVTELAGLSDERIIPEIYRLNTPASPHVSAEIDGIELDTSLLAPPQVDGSLVIEGAGGLLVPLTRSILYADVIAHWQLPVVLVGRTALGAINHALLSLEALRARHIPIIGMAFVGDEVPDTERTICEMGAVKRLGRLPFVDPLTPDTLAAVFAEQFTLSDFTDFT